A single genomic interval of Coccidioides posadasii str. Silveira chromosome 1, complete sequence harbors:
- a CDS encoding uncharacterized protein (EggNog:ENOG410PPBI~COG:F) gives MAATALTEAELATLSAKAIGAKDVAYCPYSKFRVGASLLAEDGTFFVGANVENASYPVGICAEKCVFGTAVTAGHRSFKAVAVASDIIPGTSPCGSCRQFMRQFCPPSFPVYMYGNDGKYVMKTMGELLPDSFGPEDLER, from the exons ATGGCCGCAACCGCTCTTACAGAAGCCGAGTTGGCCACCCTTTCCGCCAAAGCCATCGGCGCAAAGGACGTTGCATATT GCCCATACTCTAAATTTCGAGTCGGTGCCAGCCTTCTCGCAGAAGATGGGACCTTTTTCGTCGGAGCCAACGTCGAAAACGCCAGCTATCCTGTGGGGATCTGCGCCGAAAAATGTGTTTTTGGCACTGCCGTG ACAGCGGGTCATAGGTCATTCAAAGCCGTCGCTGTGGCTTCCGATATCATCCCTGGAACATCACCATGCGGATCATGTAGACAGTT TATGCGCCAATTTTGCCCCCCGTCGTTCCCAGTCTACATGTACGGCAACGATGGCAAATACGTGATGAAGACTATGGGAGAA CTTCTTCCAGATTCATTCGGCCCCGAAGATTTGGAGAGATGA